Proteins encoded together in one Rhodospirillaceae bacterium window:
- a CDS encoding PspA/IM30 family protein, with protein sequence MIEKRRNKTFGQCRLALHPDADVAVTLRRMLAAYADLLAWLDGTVPEAQSADLVALHRQYYEPARARSHLPAQSVVLALRDWAQRRRGQIVEGMPYDEKLFSVRGIQSLSLATLEGRVIVPFSVADYGESWRGSAPARLVDLGSRFEFLISAELGFVETALKEKNMATESALNRIGRVISGMTHAAITAAEQSNPQAVMEQAIRDIDGAADEVRIELGKAMAEQHRVDARRKELMREGEALEAKIRLAVGEGRDDLAESGIARQMDIEAQAGVLDRLLSDVADRIAQLNQSLDAVKASRREAEERLLEMRQAQRNVEADLAGPAGLAKNGAAAKVERATAAISRVSGVPAGPGQEQANAIDELNRMAREHAIKERLARLKADKKG encoded by the coding sequence ATGATCGAGAAACGACGCAACAAGACCTTCGGGCAATGCCGATTGGCTCTGCACCCCGATGCGGACGTGGCGGTGACGCTCCGGCGCATGCTGGCGGCCTATGCCGATCTGCTCGCTTGGCTCGATGGGACGGTTCCGGAGGCGCAGTCGGCCGACCTCGTCGCCTTGCACCGTCAGTATTACGAACCGGCCCGCGCGCGGTCGCATTTGCCGGCGCAAAGCGTGGTGCTGGCGCTCAGGGACTGGGCGCAGCGGCGCAGGGGCCAGATCGTCGAGGGCATGCCCTATGACGAGAAGCTGTTTTCGGTACGGGGCATTCAGTCTCTGTCGCTGGCAACGCTGGAGGGCAGGGTGATCGTGCCATTCTCGGTCGCGGATTACGGCGAGAGCTGGCGCGGCAGCGCGCCAGCTCGCCTGGTGGATCTTGGATCACGCTTCGAGTTCTTGATTTCTGCTGAGTTGGGTTTTGTTGAAACCGCCTTGAAGGAGAAGAACATGGCGACGGAAAGTGCTTTGAACAGGATCGGGCGCGTTATCTCCGGCATGACTCACGCAGCCATCACGGCGGCAGAGCAAAGCAATCCGCAGGCGGTCATGGAGCAGGCGATCCGCGATATCGACGGCGCGGCCGACGAAGTTCGCATCGAGCTTGGCAAGGCGATGGCGGAACAGCATCGGGTTGATGCCCGCCGCAAGGAATTGATGCGCGAGGGCGAAGCCCTGGAAGCGAAGATCCGTTTGGCCGTCGGTGAGGGGCGTGATGATCTCGCGGAAAGCGGTATCGCGCGACAGATGGATATCGAGGCTCAGGCCGGCGTTCTTGATCGGCTCCTCTCCGATGTAGCTGATCGCATCGCCCAACTCAACCAGTCCCTGGATGCCGTCAAAGCCAGTCGCCGCGAGGCAGAGGAGCGCCTCCTCGAAATGCGGCAGGCGCAGCGCAATGTCGAGGCCGACCTTGCCGGCCCTGCGGGCTTGGCGAAGAACGGCGCAGCGGCGAAGGTTGAACGGGCCACGGCAGCAATCTCCCGCGTCAGCGGCGTGCCTGCCGGTCCGGGCCAGGAACAGGCCAACGCGATCGACGAGCTGAATCGCATGGCGCGGGAACATGCCATCAAGGAACGATTGGCGCGCCTGAAGGCCGACAAAAAAGGCTAA
- a CDS encoding BolA family transcriptional regulator: MGQVADGMTAKLRAAFAPEWLNVIDETNQHHGHAGWKESGETHFKVEITAAAFAGKSRVDRQRLVYGVLADDLAGPVHALALVVKAPGEA; the protein is encoded by the coding sequence ATGGGACAGGTTGCCGATGGAATGACAGCAAAGCTGCGGGCGGCCTTTGCTCCCGAGTGGCTGAACGTCATCGACGAAACCAACCAGCATCATGGTCATGCCGGCTGGAAGGAAAGCGGCGAAACCCATTTCAAGGTTGAAATCACGGCCGCCGCCTTCGCTGGCAAGAGCCGCGTTGACCGCCAGCGCTTGGTGTACGGCGTGCTGGCTGACGACTTGGCCGGACCAGTGCATGCCCTCGCCTTGGTCGTGAAGGCACCCGGAGAAGCATAA
- a CDS encoding YchJ family protein: MTICPCGSGKELDACCLPLINGAAAPSAEALMRSRYTAFKLGNLDYVDSTHASDMAEPFDREHGQVMVDEIDWRGLEIMKVVGGGPDDQTGEVEFTARFKRQGQTGIHHERATFRREQGRWVYVDGEINPKAPPRRVVQVGRNDPCPCGSGKKYKKCCGAAA, translated from the coding sequence ATGACGATTTGCCCCTGCGGCTCAGGTAAAGAACTCGATGCGTGCTGCCTACCCTTGATCAACGGAGCGGCGGCACCTTCGGCCGAAGCCTTGATGCGCTCACGCTATACGGCGTTCAAACTGGGCAACCTCGACTATGTCGACAGCACCCATGCCAGCGACATGGCGGAGCCGTTCGATCGCGAACATGGCCAGGTCATGGTCGACGAGATTGATTGGCGCGGCCTTGAAATCATGAAGGTGGTTGGCGGCGGTCCGGACGACCAGACCGGCGAGGTCGAGTTTACAGCGCGCTTCAAGCGGCAGGGTCAGACCGGAATCCATCATGAACGCGCCACGTTCCGCCGAGAGCAGGGCCGCTGGGTCTATGTCGATGGCGAAATCAATCCGAAGGCGCCGCCGCGCCGAGTTGTCCAGGTGGGCCGCAACGATCCATGTCCCTGCGGATCAGGCAAAAAATATAAGAAGTGCTGCGGCGCAGCGGCATAG
- a CDS encoding DnaJ domain-containing protein, producing the protein MSKEQTIRHRRRRQFDPDPPPRPTTCDHAGCQESGTFRAPKSRDRLNDYYWFCLDHVREYNRTWDYYSGMGPEEIEKSVRSSIVGDRPTWKLGQRTASGRQYKFAAGTRFDLFPEEVQAEIEARMGQAKRQAEKEARARARRKLSAEEQALAVLDLVPPVEWDAIKTRYKTLAKQLHPDSNGGDKVAEEKLKVVNQAYSTLKRAAID; encoded by the coding sequence ATGTCGAAAGAACAGACCATCCGTCACCGGCGCCGGCGCCAGTTCGATCCAGACCCGCCGCCCCGACCGACAACCTGCGATCATGCCGGCTGCCAGGAATCTGGCACGTTCCGGGCGCCGAAGTCGCGCGATCGTCTCAATGACTATTACTGGTTCTGCCTGGATCATGTGCGGGAATATAATCGCACATGGGACTATTATTCCGGCATGGGTCCTGAAGAAATCGAAAAGTCCGTGCGTTCCTCGATCGTTGGCGACCGCCCGACGTGGAAGCTGGGTCAGCGGACAGCCAGTGGCAGGCAATACAAATTCGCCGCCGGCACGCGGTTCGATCTGTTCCCGGAAGAAGTCCAGGCGGAGATCGAAGCCCGCATGGGCCAGGCGAAGCGCCAAGCCGAAAAAGAGGCACGGGCAAGGGCACGGCGCAAACTGTCTGCCGAGGAACAGGCGCTGGCGGTGTTGGACCTCGTCCCGCCCGTTGAATGGGATGCGATCAAGACGCGCTACAAGACCCTTGCCAAACAACTGCACCCGGATTCCAACGGTGGTGACAAAGTGGCCGAGGAAAAGCTGAAAGTGGTCAATCAGGCCTACAGCACGCTGAAAAGGGCCGCGATTGACTGA
- the cobS gene encoding cobaltochelatase subunit CobS, translated as MVTQNLAQVDKASTPDINISVRQMFGLDSDLQVPAFSQRTELVPDVDESYRFDHDTTMAILAGFAFNRRVMIQGYHGTGKSTHIEQVAARLNWPCIRVNLDSHISRIDLIGKDAIVLKDGKQVTEYREGLLPWALQHPTALVFDEYDAGRPDVMFVIQRVLEVEGKLTLLDQNKVIRPHPAFRLFATANTVGLGDTTGLYHGTQQINQAQMDRWNIVATLNYLPHDDEVNIVIAKSPTYDNEAGRKSVNAMVACAELTRAGFINGDISTVMSPRTVITWAENARIFGDVGFAFRVSFLNKCDELERPVVAEYYQRCFGQDLKDAATQAQIRA; from the coding sequence ATGGTCACCCAGAACCTCGCCCAAGTCGACAAGGCCTCGACCCCCGATATCAACATCTCGGTCCGCCAGATGTTCGGCCTCGATTCCGACCTCCAGGTGCCGGCATTCAGCCAGCGCACCGAGCTCGTGCCCGACGTCGATGAGAGCTATCGCTTCGACCATGACACGACCATGGCCATCCTGGCGGGTTTCGCCTTCAACCGCCGCGTCATGATCCAGGGCTACCACGGCACCGGTAAGTCGACCCATATCGAGCAGGTCGCAGCCCGCCTCAACTGGCCCTGCATCCGCGTCAACCTCGACAGCCATATCAGCCGCATCGATCTCATCGGCAAGGACGCGATCGTCCTCAAGGACGGCAAGCAGGTGACAGAGTATCGTGAAGGCCTGCTGCCCTGGGCGCTGCAGCATCCGACCGCCCTCGTCTTCGACGAATACGATGCCGGCCGTCCGGACGTGATGTTCGTGATCCAGCGCGTTCTCGAAGTCGAAGGCAAATTGACGCTGCTCGACCAGAACAAGGTCATCCGCCCCCACCCGGCCTTCCGCCTGTTCGCCACCGCCAACACGGTGGGCCTCGGGGACACGACCGGCCTTTATCATGGCACGCAGCAGATCAACCAGGCACAGATGGACCGCTGGAACATCGTCGCGACCCTCAACTATCTGCCGCATGACGACGAAGTGAACATCGTCATCGCCAAGTCGCCGACCTATGACAACGAGGCCGGCCGCAAATCCGTCAATGCCATGGTCGCTTGCGCCGAACTCACGCGCGCCGGCTTCATCAATGGCGACATCTCCACCGTGATGAGCCCGCGTACCGTCATCACCTGGGCCGAGAATGCGCGCATCTTCGGCGATGTCGGCTTTGCCTTCCGCGTCTCCTTCCTCAACAAATGCGATGAGCTGGAGCGGCCGGTCGTAGCCGAATATTACCAGCGCTGCTTTGGCCAGGATCTCAAGGACGCCGCGACGCAAGCCCAGATCCGGGCATAA
- the cobT gene encoding cobaltochelatase subunit CobT, translating into MSGPKNPVEEFRRVTSATMRAISGNPELQVSFAPNQGPSGISGNEARLPLPGRHLPAADVALTRGESDAIALKLKHHNPKIHAREAPKSQLAREIFQALETARVEAIGARRMDGVKQNLTAALDEHCRQKGFVRVASRQEGSLPDVLRLLARESLTGQAVPELAKGMVDLWRGDLPQKVREDIERLGETLGNQKAYAKATRRLLADMELEASEDDFDPEDEEQENQDDSDQDNPDDQQQTKGKEQQKSDSQMELESEAAESAAAEAEDVDSDETEMEMDAETGDEKPGSPKRRNEPDLSRRNETPYKPFTAQFDEVVDAADLCDPEELARLRQLLDQQLTALQTVVAKLANRLQRRLLAKQNRSWNFDLEEGILDAARLPRVVVNPDLPLSYKQESDTEFRDTVVSLLIDNSGSMRGRPITVAAMTGDILARTLERCGVKVEILGFTTRMWKGGQSRESWIAAGKPANPGRLNDLRHIIYKSADAPWRRARKNLGLMLREGILKENIDGEALLWAHNRIAVRPEQRKILMVISDGAPVDDSTLSVNPGNYLEHHLRDVIDWIETRSNVELVAIGIGHDVTRYYRRAVTLVDAEQLGGTVLEQLASLFDEDSRRRKSGGFAA; encoded by the coding sequence ATGTCGGGACCGAAGAATCCGGTCGAGGAATTCCGCCGCGTCACCAGCGCGACGATGCGCGCCATTTCCGGCAACCCGGAACTGCAGGTGAGCTTTGCCCCCAACCAGGGGCCGAGCGGCATTTCCGGCAATGAGGCGCGCCTGCCCTTGCCGGGGCGCCACCTGCCGGCAGCCGACGTTGCCTTGACGCGTGGCGAATCCGACGCGATCGCCCTTAAGCTCAAGCATCACAATCCCAAGATCCATGCCCGCGAGGCGCCGAAAAGCCAGCTCGCGCGGGAGATTTTCCAGGCGCTGGAAACGGCCCGGGTCGAAGCCATCGGCGCCAGGCGCATGGATGGCGTGAAGCAGAATCTGACCGCTGCCCTCGACGAGCATTGCCGGCAAAAGGGTTTCGTGCGCGTGGCGTCCCGCCAGGAGGGCTCGCTGCCCGACGTGCTGCGCCTCCTCGCCCGCGAATCCCTGACCGGCCAGGCCGTGCCTGAACTGGCCAAGGGCATGGTCGATCTGTGGCGCGGGGACCTTCCACAAAAAGTACGCGAGGATATCGAGCGCCTGGGCGAGACTTTGGGCAACCAGAAGGCTTATGCCAAGGCGACGCGGCGCCTGCTCGCCGACATGGAATTGGAAGCCTCGGAAGACGATTTTGACCCCGAGGACGAAGAGCAGGAAAACCAGGACGATTCCGACCAGGACAATCCTGACGACCAGCAGCAGACCAAGGGCAAGGAGCAGCAGAAATCCGACAGCCAGATGGAACTGGAATCGGAAGCCGCTGAAAGCGCCGCGGCGGAAGCCGAGGATGTCGATTCCGACGAAACCGAGATGGAGATGGACGCCGAGACAGGTGACGAAAAGCCTGGCTCGCCCAAGCGTCGCAACGAGCCCGATCTCAGCCGGCGGAACGAGACACCCTACAAGCCCTTTACCGCCCAGTTCGATGAGGTCGTCGACGCGGCCGACCTGTGCGACCCGGAAGAACTGGCACGGTTGCGTCAGTTGCTGGACCAGCAATTGACCGCGCTGCAGACTGTCGTAGCAAAACTTGCCAACCGGTTGCAGCGCCGCCTGCTTGCCAAGCAGAACCGGTCCTGGAACTTCGACCTGGAGGAAGGCATCCTCGACGCCGCCCGCCTGCCGCGCGTCGTCGTCAACCCCGATCTGCCGCTCTCCTACAAGCAGGAAAGCGATACCGAATTCCGCGACACGGTGGTTTCGCTGCTGATCGACAATTCCGGCTCGATGCGCGGCCGCCCGATCACGGTCGCGGCCATGACCGGCGACATCCTGGCACGTACGCTGGAGCGCTGCGGCGTCAAGGTCGAGATCCTGGGCTTCACCACCCGCATGTGGAAAGGTGGGCAGTCGCGCGAAAGCTGGATCGCTGCGGGGAAGCCGGCCAATCCGGGTCGCCTCAATGATCTCAGACACATCATCTATAAATCGGCCGACGCCCCCTGGCGTCGTGCCCGCAAGAATCTGGGCCTGATGCTGCGCGAAGGTATCTTGAAGGAGAATATTGACGGCGAGGCCCTTCTCTGGGCCCACAACCGCATCGCCGTGCGTCCGGAGCAGCGGAAGATCCTGATGGTGATTTCGGACGGGGCACCGGTCGACGATTCAACCCTGTCGGTCAACCCGGGCAACTACCTCGAGCATCATCTGCGCGACGTGATCGACTGGATCGAGACTCGTTCCAATGTCGAACTGGTCGCCATTGGCATTGGCCATGACGTCACGCGTTACTATCGCCGCGCAGTGACATTGGTCGACGCTGAGCAATTGGGCGGCACCGTCCTGGAGCAGCTTGCTTCTTTGTTCGACGAAGATAGTCGCCGCCGCAAGTCGGGGGGCTTCGCCGCCTAA
- a CDS encoding caspase family protein — translation MAINKMAAMLALGLISLMTPTSASAEPRIALVIANAKYDGDLSPLGNPINDAKLIAKSLQAVGFDVIAVNDGSQKEMKRAIRDFGAALAKAGPTATGLFYFAGHGLQVEGVNYLVPVSAEIEKEADVDLESVAADTVLAQMEFSGAATSIVILDACRNNPLARSFRSATRGLARMDAPNGSFVAYSTAPGDVAADGDGKNSPFALALAAEMTKPGQAIEETFRNVRGQVMNATGKQQVPWDSSSMITPFYFAGHQTSSSETKVTAVAPAETPPPAASLPTPSAAPLAKAVEVPEETDFTSPLPDGTIVLSRKVKAELDAYLAKVATMDTAFGTYKYAFFYVSEDGRASGTFTCRVELADSGDCPKSDMNSGSTSQSRLRAQRSCEMKAGSKCIYLYRADEQKAPYKTLEQ, via the coding sequence GTGGCGATCAACAAAATGGCGGCCATGCTGGCGCTGGGTCTCATTTCGCTCATGACACCAACCAGCGCCTCGGCCGAACCCCGCATCGCTCTTGTAATCGCCAATGCCAAGTATGATGGGGACCTCTCGCCCCTCGGCAACCCGATCAACGATGCCAAGCTGATAGCGAAGTCGCTGCAAGCGGTCGGCTTTGACGTGATAGCAGTGAATGACGGCTCACAGAAGGAAATGAAGCGGGCCATCAGGGATTTTGGCGCGGCCCTCGCCAAGGCCGGTCCGACGGCGACAGGGCTATTCTATTTTGCGGGCCATGGCCTGCAAGTCGAGGGTGTCAATTATCTGGTGCCAGTCTCAGCCGAGATCGAGAAAGAGGCTGATGTCGACCTGGAATCGGTTGCTGCCGATACGGTGCTGGCGCAGATGGAATTTTCCGGGGCGGCAACCAGCATCGTGATTCTTGATGCGTGCCGCAACAATCCGCTGGCGCGCAGTTTCCGCTCCGCGACACGCGGCCTTGCGCGCATGGATGCGCCAAATGGCTCCTTCGTCGCCTATTCGACCGCGCCAGGGGATGTGGCGGCCGATGGGGATGGCAAGAATTCCCCCTTCGCCCTGGCGCTCGCTGCCGAAATGACAAAGCCAGGCCAGGCGATCGAAGAAACCTTCCGTAATGTCCGTGGGCAGGTGATGAACGCGACCGGCAAGCAGCAGGTTCCGTGGGACAGTTCTTCCATGATCACGCCCTTCTACTTTGCCGGACACCAGACTTCCAGCAGCGAGACCAAAGTCACGGCCGTGGCACCGGCTGAAACGCCGCCACCCGCAGCTTCCCTCCCCACGCCATCTGCAGCACCCCTGGCTAAGGCGGTCGAAGTTCCAGAGGAGACTGATTTTACCTCACCCTTGCCGGACGGCACGATTGTTCTCTCGCGCAAGGTCAAGGCTGAGCTCGACGCCTATCTGGCCAAGGTCGCCACAATGGACACGGCCTTCGGCACCTACAAATACGCCTTCTTCTATGTCTCCGAAGATGGCCGGGCATCAGGGACATTTACCTGCCGCGTCGAACTCGCCGACAGCGGCGATTGCCCAAAGAGTGACATGAATTCAGGCTCCACCAGCCAATCGCGCTTGAGGGCACAGCGAAGCTGCGAAATGAAGGCCGGGTCGAAATGCATCTATCTTTATCGCGCCGACGAGCAGAAGGCGCCTTATAAGACACTTGAGCAATAA
- a CDS encoding SPOR domain-containing protein — protein sequence MGASAPLRPSDNIRRRIKLAAMAFACLPFLLIHTLPARADLAAAEAAIAAKDYDAAVSALQPLVEAGDGYATWKLASLYLGGHAGSMEEGIALLQKAAEAGEPDAQARLGVMYAKGDGVEQSDTEAYKWLSLAARGASPGVSRVVAETNQVVVGQRLSAAQRNVAKSESEAAATEYQATAPVAAAPAAPVEAEVAALPAPTVEPTSESGIRLQLASVPNESDVDGEWKRLRKRIGAPLENLELHVERADLGTKGVFYRLQAGPFADRSAAAATCQDIKAAGGDCLIVGP from the coding sequence ATGGGCGCGTCGGCACCTTTACGGCCATCGGACAACATCCGCCGCCGGATCAAGTTGGCGGCCATGGCCTTTGCCTGCCTGCCTTTCCTGCTGATTCACACCCTCCCGGCGCGAGCTGACCTCGCCGCCGCAGAAGCTGCCATCGCCGCCAAGGACTATGACGCAGCCGTTTCTGCGCTACAGCCCCTGGTGGAGGCCGGTGACGGCTACGCGACCTGGAAGCTGGCCTCGCTCTATCTCGGCGGTCATGCCGGTTCGATGGAAGAAGGCATTGCCTTGCTCCAGAAAGCGGCCGAGGCAGGCGAACCGGATGCCCAGGCCCGGCTCGGCGTGATGTATGCGAAGGGGGACGGCGTCGAGCAGAGCGACACCGAGGCCTATAAATGGCTGTCCCTTGCCGCCCGCGGCGCCTCGCCAGGTGTTTCGCGCGTCGTTGCCGAGACCAATCAGGTGGTGGTCGGCCAGCGCCTCTCGGCCGCCCAACGCAATGTCGCCAAGTCGGAGTCAGAAGCCGCTGCCACCGAGTACCAGGCAACTGCACCGGTTGCAGCTGCACCCGCCGCGCCAGTCGAAGCGGAAGTAGCCGCCCTCCCGGCGCCGACGGTCGAACCAACGTCAGAAAGTGGCATTCGTCTGCAACTCGCCTCGGTGCCGAATGAGAGCGATGTGGACGGCGAATGGAAGCGCCTCAGGAAGCGCATCGGTGCGCCGCTGGAAAACCTGGAACTCCATGTCGAGCGGGCCGATCTCGGCACCAAGGGGGTGTTCTACCGCCTGCAGGCCGGCCCCTTCGCCGACCGCAGCGCCGCTGCCGCCACCTGTCAGGATATCAAGGCCGCGGGCGGTGATTGCCTGATCGTCGGGCCATAA
- a CDS encoding SUMF1/EgtB/PvdO family nonheme iron enzyme, translating to MHRLALLIGALLTLSIASAQAETRLALVIGNAKYGAEMGKLPNPANDASLMADTLAGLGFKVTKLVDADQKTMKRAISDFGSALIAAGPDAAGLFFYAGHGVQIAGENYLIPLGAKIEKEADAELEAVPANWILKQMEFAGNRINIIILDACRNNPLARGMRSADRGLARMDAPKGSFIAYSTAPGETAADGDSKNSPYTKALAKAMLEPRVAIEETFRNARIDVLNETGERQVPWESSSLTGAFYFQTGAAKVATVQAAEPEAPAPAAIAPEAPTTAAKTLPDGVKAGQAIKDCPDCPELIAIPPGSFLMGAEKGEDDATDAEYPQAKIAVAPVAIGKFEVTRREFAAFIEATGYQANENCWSPTASGAFEVVKGRGWQDPGFAQSDDDPVVCISADDAEAYVIWLSKNAGKRYRLPSEAEWEYAARAGMTGPYYWGDDEDAFCAHGNIADDAAASHFNGWTTVDCDDGHVFTAPVGSYKPNALGLFDMLGNVKEWAADCGTNDLEGIGPTAKARRSGDCKLHIVRSSAWDSLPSIGRLSYREVNKDSNAYCNYGFRVARDF from the coding sequence ATGCACCGTCTGGCACTGTTAATTGGCGCGCTGCTCACTTTGTCGATCGCATCGGCCCAGGCCGAAACTCGGCTTGCCTTGGTTATCGGCAATGCGAAATATGGCGCCGAGATGGGAAAGCTGCCCAATCCGGCGAATGATGCATCGCTGATGGCGGATACGCTTGCCGGACTCGGCTTCAAGGTTACCAAACTGGTCGATGCCGATCAGAAGACGATGAAGCGCGCGATATCGGATTTCGGCTCCGCGTTGATTGCTGCGGGTCCGGATGCTGCCGGGCTGTTTTTCTACGCCGGACATGGGGTGCAGATTGCCGGCGAAAACTACCTCATCCCCTTGGGCGCGAAAATCGAGAAGGAGGCGGATGCGGAGCTAGAAGCCGTGCCAGCCAACTGGATCCTGAAGCAGATGGAGTTCGCCGGTAACCGAATCAATATCATTATTCTCGATGCCTGCCGCAACAACCCGCTGGCTCGCGGCATGCGCTCGGCCGATAGGGGGCTGGCGCGCATGGATGCGCCCAAGGGCAGCTTCATTGCCTATTCAACGGCGCCCGGCGAGACCGCGGCCGATGGCGATTCGAAGAACAGCCCCTATACCAAGGCTCTTGCCAAGGCGATGCTCGAACCGCGTGTTGCCATCGAGGAGACCTTCCGCAACGCCCGGATCGATGTCCTCAATGAAACCGGCGAGAGGCAGGTGCCCTGGGAATCCTCGTCGCTGACCGGTGCCTTCTACTTCCAGACCGGTGCTGCCAAGGTCGCCACCGTGCAGGCCGCGGAACCAGAGGCTCCGGCGCCTGCTGCAATTGCACCCGAGGCACCGACTACCGCGGCCAAGACTCTGCCGGACGGCGTAAAGGCGGGGCAAGCGATCAAGGATTGCCCGGACTGCCCCGAACTCATAGCAATTCCGCCGGGGAGTTTCCTGATGGGGGCGGAGAAGGGGGAGGACGACGCCACCGATGCCGAGTATCCGCAGGCGAAGATTGCCGTGGCGCCGGTTGCGATCGGCAAGTTTGAGGTGACGCGGCGTGAATTCGCAGCCTTCATCGAAGCGACCGGATATCAAGCAAACGAGAATTGCTGGAGCCCGACCGCAAGCGGCGCGTTTGAGGTCGTCAAGGGCCGTGGCTGGCAGGACCCTGGTTTTGCCCAATCGGATGACGACCCGGTCGTCTGTATCAGCGCCGACGATGCCGAGGCCTATGTCATATGGTTGAGCAAAAATGCTGGCAAACGCTATCGCCTGCCGAGTGAGGCGGAGTGGGAGTATGCTGCCAGAGCCGGTATGACCGGACCCTATTATTGGGGCGACGACGAAGATGCCTTCTGCGCCCATGGCAACATTGCCGATGACGCCGCAGCGAGTCATTTCAATGGCTGGACGACCGTCGATTGCGACGACGGGCATGTCTTCACGGCGCCGGTCGGATCTTACAAGCCCAACGCTCTTGGCCTTTTTGACATGCTGGGCAATGTCAAGGAATGGGCGGCTGATTGCGGGACCAACGACCTTGAGGGGATCGGACCAACGGCAAAGGCGCGCCGTTCAGGCGATTGCAAACTGCATATCGTCCGCAGCAGCGCCTGGGATTCACTGCCGTCGATCGGGCGGCTATCATACCGCGAAGTCAACAAGGACAGCAACGCCTATTGCAACTATGGCTTCCGGGTGGCGCGGGACTTTTGA
- a CDS encoding UbiD family decarboxylase has product MPYESLRDFISKLESSGRLVRVSAPVDPHLEMTEIQTRLLAEGGPAVLFENPVSKETGKRYTMPVLVNLLGTVERVAWGMDREPSGLRALGETLAFLKQPEPPGGFKEAWEMLPLLKTALAMKPKVVGYAPVQDVVLTGDQIDLGALPVQGCWPGEPAPLITWPLVVTKGPGKGKSDDFNLGIYRMQVLGKNQTLMRWLKHRGGAQHHARWGAAKREPFPAAVVIGADPGTILAAVTPVPDTMSEYHFAGMLRGKKVELVDCKTVPLQVPANAEIVLEGHVSLEDYRDEGPYGDHTGYYNSVEPFPVFTVSAITMRKDPIYLSTFTGRPPDEPSVLGEALNEVFIPLLTQQFPEIVDFWLPPEGCSYRIAVVSMKKAYPGHAKRVMFGVWSYLRQFMYTKFVIVVDDDINARDWKDVMWAIATRMDPVRDLTLVERTPIDYLDFASPESGLGGKIGLDATNKLPPETHREWGEKIAMDQNIIDRVSARWTELGLPGSGKPIWK; this is encoded by the coding sequence ATGCCATATGAATCCCTGCGCGACTTCATTTCCAAACTCGAGAGCAGCGGCCGCCTGGTGCGTGTCTCGGCGCCCGTCGACCCGCATCTCGAGATGACCGAAATCCAGACACGCTTGCTGGCGGAAGGCGGGCCGGCCGTGCTGTTCGAAAATCCGGTCTCGAAGGAAACGGGCAAGCGCTACACCATGCCCGTCCTGGTGAATCTGTTGGGGACAGTCGAACGCGTCGCCTGGGGCATGGACCGGGAACCATCGGGCCTCCGTGCCTTGGGCGAGACCCTGGCCTTCCTCAAGCAACCGGAGCCGCCCGGTGGATTCAAGGAAGCCTGGGAAATGTTACCGCTTCTGAAGACCGCGCTCGCCATGAAACCCAAGGTCGTCGGCTACGCACCAGTCCAGGACGTCGTGCTGACCGGCGATCAAATCGACCTCGGCGCGTTGCCGGTACAGGGTTGTTGGCCGGGGGAGCCTGCGCCGCTCATCACTTGGCCGCTGGTCGTCACCAAGGGTCCGGGCAAGGGCAAGTCGGACGATTTCAATCTCGGCATCTATCGCATGCAGGTACTGGGGAAAAATCAGACCCTGATGCGCTGGCTGAAGCATCGCGGCGGTGCGCAGCATCATGCGCGCTGGGGGGCTGCGAAACGTGAGCCCTTCCCCGCTGCCGTTGTGATCGGCGCCGATCCCGGCACGATTCTGGCTGCCGTAACGCCGGTGCCGGACACGATGTCGGAGTATCATTTTGCCGGCATGCTGCGCGGCAAGAAGGTTGAGCTCGTCGATTGCAAGACCGTGCCGTTGCAGGTACCGGCCAATGCCGAGATTGTGCTGGAAGGCCACGTCTCGCTTGAGGATTACCGCGACGAAGGTCCCTATGGCGATCACACGGGCTATTACAATTCGGTCGAACCCTTCCCGGTCTTTACGGTGAGCGCCATCACCATGCGCAAGGATCCGATCTATCTCTCGACCTTCACCGGAAGGCCGCCGGACGAACCCTCCGTGCTGGGTGAAGCGTTGAACGAAGTGTTCATTCCGCTCCTCACCCAGCAGTTTCCGGAGATCGTGGATTTCTGGCTGCCGCCCGAGGGCTGCTCCTACCGCATCGCCGTCGTGTCGATGAAGAAGGCCTATCCCGGCCACGCCAAGCGCGTGATGTTCGGCGTGTGGTCGTATCTGCGCCAGTTCATGTACACGAAGTTTGTCATCGTCGTGGATGACGACATCAATGCGCGGGACTGGAAGGACGTGATGTGGGCGATCGCGACCCGCATGGATCCGGTGCGGGACCTCACCTTGGTCGAGCGTACGCCGATCGACTATCTCGACTTCGCCTCACCGGAAAGCGGGCTGGGCGGCAAGATCGGGCTTGATGCCACCAACAAGCTGCCGCCGGAAACCCATCGCGAATGGGGAGAGAAGATTGCCATGGACCAGAACATCATCGACCGCGTGAGCGCGCGCTGGACCGAACTCGGTCTGCCGGGCAGCGGGAAGCCGATCTGGAAGTGA